The Streptomyces sp. 11x1 genomic sequence CGTAGTCGTCGACGAGCACGAACAGTCTGGGCCCCGTCCACCAGTCCGCGAGGCGCATCCGGGCCGGAGTGATGTCCGGTCCGGGCACGCGGGCCTTGATGGCCCGGGCCGAACCGCTCACCAGCTCCCGCAGGGCATCGAGCGACACCGCGTGCCCGAGGCGGTATTCCTCCGGCACCGCCTCGACCAGCGTGCGACGGTAGTCCACCGCCAGGATGCGGGCCTCGCTGGGCGTGTGGCGGGCGGTGATGGCCGAGGCGACCAGCCGCAGCAGGTTGGTCTTCCCGCTCTCCGTGTCGCCGACGGCGATCAGGTGCGGCGTACGGCTGAAGTCGTGCCACACCGGCGACAGGGTCGCCTCGTCGAGCCCCAGCGGAATCCGCAGTCCGTCGGCCAGTTCCGCCTCCGGCAGTTCGGAGACGGACAACCGGTGCGGCAGCGTTCGCACGGGCGGTGCGGAAGGGCCCGACCAGCATCCGGCGACCCTCTCCACCAGCCCGGCCACTCCCTCGGTGAGGTCGTCGGCGCTTTCCTGGCCGTCGATGCGCGGCAGTGCCGCCAGGAAGTGCAGCTTGCCGTCCGTCGTGAGGCCACGTCCCGGGCTGCGCGGCACGGTTCCCGCCTTGCGGATGTCGACGACGGAATCCATGGCGTCGCCCAGCCGCAACTCCAGCCGGGTCGCCACCTGGTCGCGTACCTGGGAGGACAGCTCCATCCAGCGAGCCGTGGCGACGGCCAGGTGTATGCCGTAGTTCAGGCCCCGCGCGGCGATCTGGTTGAAGGTGGGGACCAGCGCGTCGAAGTCCTGGCGCAGCGTGCCCCATCCGTCCACCACCAGGAAGACATCACCGTGGGGCTCGTCCTCGAACTCACCGGCCGCGCGGCGCCTGCGGTAGGTCGCCATGGTGTCGATGTTGTGGCTCAGGAAGAACTGCTCACGCTGGTTGAGCAGGGTGGTCACCTCGGCCACCGTACGGCTGACCCGCTCGGCGTCGAGCCGGTTCGCCACACCTCCGACGTGAGGCAGTCCGGCGAGCCCGGCCAGCGTTCCACCACCCAGGTCAAGGCAGTAGAACTGCACCTCGCGGGGGGTGTGGGTGAGCGCGAGGGCGGCGATCAGGGTGCGCAGCACCGTCGACTTGCCGCTCTGCGAACCGCCCGCGACCGCGATGTGCCCGCCGCTGCCGGAGAGATCCACCACGAGCGGGTCACGGCGCTGTTCGAACGGCTTGTCCACCACGCCGACCGGCACCTTCAGCCGGCCGAGTCCCGGCCAGTCGGCGGCAACCAGCCCGTGCTGCGGGTCCTCGGACAGGCCGGGCAGCAGTGCGTCGAGGGTGGGCGGCAGGCCGAGCGGCGGCAACCACACCTGGAGGGCCGTCGGCCCCGCGTCACGCAGCCGCTCCACGGCCACCGACAGCAGGGAGGCCGCGTTCTCCTCCTCCTCCTCCGCCACCTCCGGCTCCGGCTCCGACGGCTGGGCCGGGGAGCGCGGCACCACGTAGTCCGCCGTCCACGGCACCACCTGGCTGGCGACCCGCGCCTGGACCACCGCGCCCCGGCGCGATCGGTACGCCCCCGACACATACGCCGCCCGGAACCTGGTGAGCGCCTCCACGCCGCTCTTGAGGAAACCGGCGCCCGGCTGCGACGGCAGCTGGTAGGCGTCCGGGACACCCAGCACTCCGCGGCTCTCCATGGCCGAGAAGGTGCGCAGACCGATGCGGTACGACAGATGGCTCTCCAACTGGTGCATGCGTCCCTCGTCCAGGCGTTGCGACGCCAGCAGCAGATGCACACCGAGGGACCGGCCCAGTCGGCCGATCATCACGAACAGGTCCATGAAGTCCCGGTGGGCGGAGAGCAGTTCGCTGAACTCGTCGACCACGATGAACAGGCTCGGCAGCGGCGCCAGTTGTGTTCCCGCGGCGCGGGCCTTCTCGTAGTCGAGCGCGGAGGAGTAGTTCCCGGCCGCCCTCAGTAGCTCCTGACGCCGTATCAGCTCGCCGTGGACGGCGTCACGCATGCGCTCCACCAGGGCCGCCTCGTCCGCCAGGTTGGTGATCACCGCCGAGGTGTGCGGCAGCTCGTCCAGGCCGAGGAACGTGGCCCCGCCCTTGAAGTCCACCAGGACGAAGTTCAGGGTCTCCGAGGAGTTCGTCAGCGCGAGGGCCACCACGAGGGTGCGTAGCAGCTCACTCTTGCCCGATCCGGTCGCGCCGATCAGCATGCCGTGCGGGCCCATGCCGCCCTGCGCCGCCTCCTTGATGTCCACTTCGACCGGGGCCCCGTCGGCGCCCACCGCGACCGGAACGCGCAGCCGAGCCGTGCCCGTGCCGCGCTTCCACAACGTCGCCGGATCGTGACGGTGCAGGTCGGAGATGCCGAGCAGGGCGGTCAGCTCCACGTCCGTGGACAGCGGCTCGGCGGTGTCGGCGGACAGGCTCATCCGGTACGGCGCGAGCATCCTGGCCAGCGCCCGGGCGCCGGCCTGGCCGACCGTGTCGGGGCGGCCCAACAGCGTCGACTGCTCCTTGCGGCTGCGGTCGGTGCGCACCAGCCGCATCCCGTCCGGCCGCACGTCCAGCCGCAGCGTGGTGCGTCCCGGTCTCCACCGCAGGGCTTCCGACAGGTCGAGCACGACGACGTTGCGCAAGCCCGTGCCGTCGAGCCGGTGCCCGGCGGGAACCCGGCCTCCGTCCACCACGAGCACGGTGAACGGCTCGTTACGGTCGGGAACGGCCTCGGGGTCGAAGGCGGGCCGCTCGGTGAAGTCCGGGCCGAGCAGGTCCTCCAGACCGTTGAGGTCACCGGCCACCATACGGGCGGGCCCGGCACCGTCCTGCTCGTACGGGTGCAGGTTGTGCGGCAGCCACTTGACCCAGTCCCACTCCGCCCGGCGCTCGTCACTCACACACAGGGCGATCCACAGGTCCTCCGGGGCGTGGAACACCGCCAGCTGGCACAGCACGGTCCGCACCAGACCGCGTACCGCCGCCTCGTCGCCGCGCAGCAGTACCCGGGCCCAGGACCGCAGGTACAGCGCGATCGGCTGATCGGGCACCGTGCTGTAGGCACGCATGAACCGGCGCAGTGCGTGCGCGGACATCGGGTCGAGGTCCTCCACGGGCTTGGCGGACACCGGGGCCAGCTGCATCGCCAGCTGCTGGTCCCCGACGGCCACCCGCACCTCGGCGAAGTCGTCGTCCTTGGTGCGCCGTTCCCACAGCCGTGTGGTCCGCACGATCGAACGCAGCGTCTGAGGCGCGGGATGACGCCAGGCGAGTGCCAACTGCTGCTCTATGACGGCCCGGTGGACCTTCCGCCGGCTTTGCGTCAGATGGCGCAGATAGTCCCGGCGCTCGCCGCTGAGGCGCTGTTTACGCTCGCCGTTCCTGCGCATCACCTGACCGACGATCATGACCACGGATCCCAGGACCATCACGCCCAGCGCCACGTAGGTCAGCACGCCTCCGCTCCCGCCGGGCCGGATGAAGGCCAGCATCATGGCGACGGACATCATTCCCATTGGCAAATAGGTCCATACCGCCGAGTTGTCCGGAACCGTCTCCGGCAGGGTCGGCGGCTCCTGGAGGGTCAATTCACCCTCGGGCATTTCCGGGCCGCGCCTGCGGGCAGGGCGGCGGAATAGGGTGACACTCAAGAATGGACTCCTAACCGTGGCGCGCGACTCATGGGTCGGGCCAAGAGCGGGAAACCCCCAGGGCGTTCACGAATGCTTCGGGGTGTCAGTAGTCTGCATCCGTTCAACTCCCAACACCAAGCTCTGGATGACATTCCTGGGAAGCGTGGCCTCTCCAATGACCGAAAACTCGGTGGCGGCCCTGTGCCATCTCACCGTCCGTGCCCCTGCCAAGACCATGGACCTGGCGGTACCCGCCGACGTTCCCGTCGCGGACCTCCTGCCGACCGTGCTGCGCTATTCCGGCGAGGAACTGGAGGAGAACGGCCTGGACCACGGAGGCTGGGTGCTGCAACGACTGGGCGGGAGCCCCCTGGACGACGAAGGCACCCTGGAGTCGCTCGACCTGAAGGACGGCGAGGTGCTCTATCTGCGTCCGCACTCCGACGCGCTGCCCGAGGTGCGGCTGGACGACCTCGTCGACGGGATCGCCAACCACACGCGCGAACGACTGCACGGCTGGAGTCCCGAGGCCGGCCGCCGGTTGCTCCGCGGGGCCGTGGCGGTCTGCGTGCTGACCGCCCTGGGGGTGCTGGCCTGGCCCGGAGGCCCGGTCGTCCCCCGTGCGGTGACCGCCGCCGTGGCCGGTCTGCTGCTGCTGGCCGGGGCGGCCTCGGCCAGCCGGGCGGTGGGGGACGCGGCAGCCGGCGCGACCCTCGGCTTCCTGGCGGTGCCCTGCCTGGCACTGGCCGGCTGGCTGCTGCCCGGTGGCGCCCTCTCCGGCCCCGACTCCCACCATGTCCTCGGCGCGCGGCTGCTGGCCGCGGGTGCGACGGCCGCCGGCGGAGCGACGCTGGCGGTGGCCGCGGCGGCCGTCTACATCCCGCTCTTCATCGCCACCGCCGTGGTGGCGATCGCCACCGTCTCCGCCGGGGTCCTCATGAGCGTCGTCGACGTGCCGGTGGACGGCGCGGGCGCCGCGGTGGCCGCGGTGGCCGTCGTCCTGGGCGGCTTCGTACCGGCCCTGTCCTTCAAGCTCGCCGGCATGCGGATGCCCCCGTTGCCCACCAGCGCCCAGCAGCTGCAGGAGGGCATCGAGCCCTACAGCGGCAGCGACGTCGAAACCCGGACCGAGCTCGCCGGCAGCTGGATGACGGCCCTGTACGGGGCGACCGGTGCCGTCTGCGCCGGCTGTCTGGCGGCCCTGGTCCGGCAGCCCGGCCTTCCCGAGGTGCTGACCGCCGGCACGTTGTCGCTGCTCCTGCTGCTGCACGGACGCGGCATGGTCAATGTGTGGCAGCGGCTGGCCCTGGTGGTCCCGGGTCTGTGGGGAGCCTTCCTGCTGGCCGTCGGCACCGCGGCCCGGTTGTCCCCGGCCGACCGCCCGGTGTTCGTCGTGGGACTGCTGGCGCTGGCCGCCGCACTGGCCGTCGCCTCCTGGACGGTGCCGGGCCGGCGGATGCTGCCGTACTGGGGCCGCGCGGCGGAACTGCTCCAGTCGCTGCTGGCGATCGCCCTGCTGCCGCTGACGCTGTGGGTGCTCGGTGTCTTCGGCGCCCTCCGGGCGATCAACGGCTGACCGGCGCAGAGAACGGATGACCGGCAGGGAGTACGGCCTACGGGCACGGAGTACGGCTGACCGGCCCAGACGGCGGCTGACCGGCAAAGACGGGGCCGACCGGCACGGAGAACCGAAAGGGAACGCCATCCCATGCAGTCCAAGCGCGACCAGGTCCAGGCCCATTCCTTCGCGATCGGCAGGCTCACCTCCGGCATGCTGCTCGCGGACCCGGACGCCCCGGAGAGCCCGCTGGCCCGCACCACCCGGGGCGCGGCCATCGGTGCGGTCGTCGCCGTGCTCGTAGCGGCCGGCGCGGCGGTGTACGGGCTCGTCTCGCCCGGCGGCAACACCGCGTGGCGGACCTCGGACACCCTGATCGTCAACAGGGACACCGGAGGCCGTTACCTGTACCTCGACGGCCGCCTCAGACCGGTGCGGAACTACGCCTCCGCCCTGCTGATCGGCGCGGGCCGACTGAAGACCACCGATGTGGGCGGCGCGACGCTGCGCGGCACGCCCGTAGGGACCCCGGTCGGCATACCCGGGGCCCCGGACTCCGTGCCGGCGGCGAAGGACCTGGACAGCGGCGCCTGGCACGTCTGCTCGGCCCTCGGCTCCGCCCGGTCCACGGCAACCGCCGCAGCCGCGGCCACCACCCTTGTCGCCGGTGCTCCCGTGGAGGCCCGGGCGATGGCCGACGACCAGGCGCTCGTCGTGAGCGGTCCGGACAAGGCGACGTACCTGGTCTGGCACGGCAGCAGGCTCCGGCTCGACAAGGCCTCCGGCGCGGTCGTCTCCCTCGGCTACGGCTCCGTCACGCCTCGCCCGGTGTCCGCCGCGTTCCTGGACGCGCTGGCCCCCGGTCCCGACCTCGCCCCGCCCGCCGTTCCGGGCCGCGGAGCCGCCGGGCCGTCGCTGGGCGGCGCACGCGGCACGGTGGGCCGGGTGTACGTGGTCCAGGTGCCCGGCTCCACTCCCAAGTACTACCTGCTGAGGAAGGAGGGCCTGGCCCCGCTGACGACCACCGGGGCCACGCTCGTCCTCGGCGACCCGGCCACCCGGGAGAATGCCTACGGCGGCCGCTCGCCGCAGCCCGAGCCGCTGGGCGCGGACGCCCTCCAGGGCCACCTGGCACCCAAGGACCAGGACGGATCCGCCGTCCCCGCGGGCCTGCCGGACTCCCCGCCCCGGGCGGCCGGCGTGCCGGACGGTCTGACGGCCTGCGCCCGGGTGCAGGCCGTGAAAGGGCTGGTCCGCGTCAGCACCGTACTGGTGCCGCCCGAATCCCTGGCTCCGGTGACCCAGTCGGCGCCCGGCGAGTCGGCGGAGGCGTGCCTGCCGGTGGACGCCGTCGTGGTCCGGCCGGGCCGTGGTGCCCTGGTGCGGGTGCTGGGTGCGGGCGGCACGGAGGCGGGCAACACGACGTACTTCGTGGCCGAGGACGGCGTGAAGTACCGGGTGCCTTCCGGTGACGCGCTGAAGGCGCTGGGGTACGGGAACGGGGACGTGGTGACGCTGCCCTCGCCGCTGCTGTCCATGCTGCGGTCGGGGCCGGACCTGGACCCCCGAGCCGCCGCGGGTGGCGGCAGCGCCGGGATCACGCCTCCTGCCTGCGGCAAGGTGCACGGTGGGCGGGGCGGGGCGCCATCGCCTGCCGATGGGTGAGATGCGGGTGTTCGTAGTGCCGGGCGGGTGCACGAAAGGGCAGGTTTCCAGGGCCGGACAGCTCTGACTACCTCAAATGGAAGCGCTCTCATGGGAGTTGGGCCATAACCTCGTGCTGTTCCTCCCCACTGGTTCCACGACCGAGGAGCAGACCCATGTCAGGCGGCGGACGCCAGCCGAGCGCACAGGCGACCCGGCTCGGCGCCCGGCTCGGCCGACCCGGCGAGGCGGAGGCCGACGCCCACTCGTTGCCGCGATGGCCTGTGCCCGCTCCTCGGCTCAGGGCGCTCGGTCCGGGGTGGTGATCGATGGCGCGCCTGGGGCGGCACCTGCATTCCTCTCATGAACAAATGCCCCACAGTAAGGAAGAACCGAGTTATGGATCGACCGCCGTTCTGCGCAGCCAACGCCATGGCAGCACGAGAGCGCACGGGTTTGTCGCCGCATGACGTGGCACGGCAGATGGACGTATTGGACGCCCCTGTCGATCCCGAATTGGTTGTCGCCTGGGAGAGCGGTACGCACTTCCCCACCGAGCCGCAACTATTCGCTTTGGCGGATGTGCTGTGGTGCCGGACCACCGAATTGATGGGCATTGTTCAGCCTCGTACTCTGGCAGAGCATCGGCTCGCCCGACAGTTCAGCGTGACGAGGCTGACTCGGGCCATCGGCATGGATTCCGCTGAATACATGAAGGCCGAGGAGTGGAACCGGTGGCCGGGGAATTTCCTTCAGACGCTGTCCCTTCTGCACGCGCTGAACATCTCCATGCGTGAGTTGGAGGCCGCCTGCGACCTGTACGACGTGGAGGAGATCACCTCATCCCTCACCGAGCACAGGCCGAGACGGATACGCCTCTGGCCGAGGAGACCGACCGCGGATGCGGGTCCCGTTCAGCTCGAACACTGATCGACCAGCCGGACGATCCCGTCGTTGAGATGCCGCCGGCGGAGGGTGAGGTGAGCCGCCGCCCTCGGCAGGGCGTCCCCGCCTTCACGGAACTGCCCCCGGCTCAGGATTTCAGCGGGATTCTTGCGATTCTTCCCAGGCGTTCACACCTGGGAAGAATCGCATCGTGTGGTGGCGGCGCGGAGCGTCGCAGTGTCTTGGGGTTCGGGTGCGGAGCGCCTCATGGCCATGTGCGAGAACCCCGCAGCGTCGACCGTTGCCCCTGGGACCGGTCGATGCGTTCTCGCGAGGTGACGGCGGGCTGTCCCGGACGCGGCCGAGCGGCGGCGAGTCCGCTCGCCCTGGTCCGCACCTCGTCGCCCGCGGCAGTCCTGTACGGACGGGCCGGTCCATGATTTTCACCCGGTCCAAGCCGGGCTTCCCGAGCTTGAGGCCGTCTCGAAGTGCAGGCTCGCGGCCCGGCGGCCGCGGAGGAGTGCAGAACCCGCCGCATCGGCAGAGAAACATCAGGTCAGGCCCGGTACTGGTCACGGTACCGGGCCTGACCTGGCGATTTTCGGTGCCGTCGGGGGCCGGCTGGGCGGTTGGTCCCCGGGCGACGTCAGACGACGGGCGGGTGCCGCGCCGGGTCAGCCGCGGCCGAGGATGCGCTTCCAGAGGTTCCCGGCGGGGGCCGAGTCCTTGGAGTCCTTGGTGCAGGTGCAGCGTTGGGACTGTGGCACTGCGGCGAGGACCTGGTCGACGTGCATGCCGCAGCCGCGGTAGGTGGCTTTCTGGCACTTTCGACATGTGGCCTTCTGGCACATGGTCTCGACTCCCTTGTGTGGTGGGGCGGGTGTGGGCCGGCGCCGGCGCCGGCCCACGCGGGTCGGGGTGCCTGACGTGTTACCCGTGACTGAAGTGGATGTCGGGCAGGACGGGCTGGAGCCAGGCGGGGGTGTGCCAGGCCGCGCGGCCGGTGAGGCGGAGCAGCACGGGCAGCAGGATCAGGCGGACGAGGGCGGCGTCGAGCAGGACGGCGACGCCCAGGACGATGCCCATCTCCTTGGGCGGCAGGGAGTCGGAGAGGGCGAAGGTGAAGAAGACAGCGACCATGACGGCCGCGGCGGCCAGGATGACGCGGCCGGAGTGGCCGAGCGCGGCGACGGCGGCGGTACGGGGATCGCCGGTCTTCTCGTAGTGCTCCTTGGCGGTGGACAGCAGGAAGACGGTGTAGTCCATGGCGATCGCAAAGATCATGGCGAAGAAGAACACCGGTGCCCAGCCGTCGAGGAAGCCCTGCGGGGTGAAGCCGAGCAGACCGGCGCCGTGGCCGTCCTGGAAGATGAGGCGGGCGGCTCCGAACGCTCCTGCGGTGGCGAGCAGGTTGGTCACGGTTCCGATCAGTGCCACCAGGGGCGCCCGCAGTGCGACCACGAGCAGGAGGAAGCCGAGGACGAGGACGATGCCGATGACCAGGGGCGTCTTGTCGTTCAGGGTCTGCTGCAGGTCGAGGTTCTCGACGGCCGCGCCGCCCACCAGCGTCTTGTCGGGCAGGCCGTTGCGCAGGGTGTGGACGGTGTCCGCGAGGGCGGGATCGGACGGGTCCGCCAGGGGCACGGCCTGGATCATGGCGAGCCCGCTGTCGTCGGTGGCGGGCGTGGCCGGCATGACGGCGGCGATGCCGCTGTTGTCCGCGATCTGCCGGGCGACCCGGGCGGCGTCGGCGGACGGCGTGATGATCTGCAGGGTGCCGGGGGCGCCCTCGCCGAACGCCTTCTGGACGGCCTCGTACCCGACGCGGGAGGAGTTGCCCTCGGGCACCACCGTGATGGAGGGCATGGCCGTGCGCAGACCGATGACCGGGGCGGCCAGGGCCACCAGGACGAGCAGGGCGGGGACGCCGTAGCGCAAGGGGTGGCGCCACAGGCGCTCGCCCCAGGCGGTGAAGCGGGGCGAGGATCCGTCGCCGTCGCTCGCGGGGCGCGCGACGGGCAGCGACGCGGCGTTGACGCGTGTCCCGAGCCGGCCCAGGACGGCGGGCAGCAGGGTGAGGGTGGCGGCCAGGACGAAGACGACGGCCAGCATGATGCCGAGCGCCATGGACCTGAAGGCCGGGGCGGGCACGAGCATCACGGCCGAGAGGCTGACCAGGACGGTGAGGCCGGACAGGGCCACGGCCTTGCCGGCCGTGTCCATGGTCTCGGCGACGGCCCTGACCGGGCTGCCGTGCCGGGCGAGCGCCGCGCGGAAGCGGACGACGAGGAAGAGCGCGTAGTCGATGCCGAGGGCGAGGGCGAACATCATGGCGAAGTTCATCGCCCAGATCGACGTGGGCGTCAGGTGGTTGAGCAGCACGAGGGCGCCCGCGGAGGCGGCCAGTCCCGCGATGGTCAGCAGCAGCGGAAGCCCGGCGGCGACCAGGGAACCGAAGGCCAGCACGAGGATGGCCATCGTCACCGGCCAGGAGATCATCTCCGAGTGCATCATCGAGTCGTGGTTGGCGGTGTTGAAGTCGCTCCACATGACCGAGGCACCGGTCGCGGCGAGGGTGACCCCGTCGCCCGACAGGGCGGCGAGCGGCTTCTTCAGGTCGTCGGCGGCACGCACCATGTCGTTGGTGTCCGCGGCGGCCCCCGCCAGGAGGACCGCCGTCTTCCCGTCCCGGCTGATGGTCGCACCCTGCTGGGGTGCGAGGACGTCGGAGATCCGCGGGTCGGCCTTCAGCAGGTCCGTCGCCTTCGCGATCGTCTTCTGCACCGCCGGGTCCGAGACCTGCCGGTCGGCGGTGACGACCACCTGCAGCGCCGAGGACGCGTTGCCCGAGAAGTGCCGCTGGGCGAGTTCGCGCACCTGCACCGACGGCGAGCCGTTGGCCTGCCAGCCGGCACCGGCGAGCGCGGAGGTCACCTGGGGCGCGAACGCACCGAGACCCGCGACCAGGGCCAGCCACAGCACCAGCACCACTCGCAGACGGGTCGTGGCCCAGACCCCCAACCGCCCCAGCAGTCCGGGCGGTGCATGGGGGGCGGAGGCGTCCTTCTGTGCCAGTGCCGGTTGGGCGGTCGTCATGCTCATCTCCTGCTCAATACTCATGGGGGTATTAATGAATGCAAACTGCGTTATACGTATGGGGGTATATGAATGTGTGGGATGTGTGATCGGCGTGCGGTGCGGGACGCCAGGGGCGCCCCGCCTGTGCTCGACGGCGTGGGGCGCGCCTGGTGGAAGATCAGGCCAGGCTGAGGAACAGCTTCTCCAGTTCCGCTTCGGTCAGCGGGGCGCGCTCACCGTCGGTGGTGGTGAGGCATTCACGCATGCCATTCGCGATGATCTTGAAGCCGGCCCGGTCCAGTGCCCGTGAGACAGCGGCGAGCTGGGTGACCACGTCCTTGCAGTCGCGGCCTGCCTCGATCATCGTGATGACGCCGGCCAGCTGGCCCTGTGCGCGGCGCAGCCGGTTGAGGACGGCGGTCGTGGTTTCGTCGTCTGCGGCAGCCATGGCGGCGGCTCCTGTTCGCGGGTTGTTCCGGTGGGGTGCTGGTGGGGGTTCAGGCGGCCAGGGGTGCGGGTGTGGCCGGCTCGGTGGTGTGCGCGGCGGCCCAGGTGGCGTAGCCGCCGTCGAGGTTGGCGGTGGGGCGGCCGGTGAGCTGGGTGAGGAGGCGGGCGGCAGTGTGACCGCGCAGCCCGACCTGGCAGTGCACGATGAGTGGCCGACCGGCGGGGATCTCGCCCTGCCGGGCGCGCAGTTCGCCGACGGGGAGGTTCAGCGCGCCGGGGATGGCGCCGCGCGCGTGCTCGGCGGCGGTGCGTACGTCGATCAGGACGGCGCCGTCGGCGAGCGCGGCGTCCAGCTCGTGCCACTGCACGGTGCGGGCGGTGCCGGTGGCCGGGTTCTCGGCGATCGTCCCGGCCATGTTCACCGGGTCCTTGGCCGAGCCGTAGGGCGGGGCGTGGGCGAGTTCCGGGTCGGCCAGGTCCGGGGCTCGTGCCGCACCCCCTGACGGGACAGACGGCGAGAGACGGCTGCCTCCCCGGGATGGGGGTGCATCCCGGGGGCGGCCGCCCGGCCGCCCCGAGAGGAAGGATTATGGCGACCGCACGACCAACACCGTACGGCGCCACCACGGTCTTGTGAGCAGTCAGTCCGCCGGAAGGGCCGAACGGGAAGGCGGATCTGCCCGTCCGGACACGAACAACTCCGGGCGACGGAAAGCCCCATGCCCGAGCCCTCCTCCGCCCGCCCGCCACCGCATCAGCGTCCTGTTCGCCATGCCTTCGTGGAGGCCGCCCACGGGCCCGAACTCGCCCGGTCCGGGGCCCGCTTCCCGGTCACGTATCCGCAACGCCCGGGCAACCAGGCGCAGGTGTCCACGTACGTCAAGGGCCCTTCGCCGGAGCACCGGGTCCTGCGGGCGGTCGTCCTGTGCATCACCGCGCATCGCACCGTGACGATGCTGACGTACAAGGCCGCCCGCCACGGCGGCACCCTGCACAAGGTTCCCGCCCCCGGCACCTCCCGGCGCTGCTCGATGTGCGGCTTCACCACACCGGGCAGCCGGGAGTCCCAGGCCGTGTTCGTATGCAAGAACGAAGACTGCGGCTGGTCCGACAACGCCGACCACAACGCTGCCCGGAACGTCTTGCACCTTTACCGGATGGGCCACGCGCTCGTCCCGGCTGCCGGAAGGGCAGTCGTCAGGCGCCCCCGCGGCGTCAAGCCCGCCACCGCAAGGTAGGCAGGAATCTCCCGGCTTCAGCCGGGAGAGCACTTCAAGGGTCACCGGAACGGATCGGCCGGATCAGCCTCTGCTCCACTTCTGGTGGTCCCGGCCGTTGCAGTCCCACAACTGCAAGCGGGTGCCGTTACCGGTCTGCCGGTCCTTCACGTCGACGCACTTGTCCGCCCGCGGGTTGACCAGGTCATGCGCGGAGTTCAGCCGGAACTGCTGGGCGGGATTACCACTGCAGGTAGCCAACTGGATCACCGCACCGTTACCGGTGGCCCCCCAGGCGACATCCATACACAGCCCCAACGCCCGCACCGTCCCATCGCTCATGAAACGCCAGGACTGCTGCGCCGACCCGTTGCAGTCCCAGATCTGCAACGGCGTACCGTCACCCCCAGCGCCCGTCACATCGATGCAGCGGCCCGTGGCATGGCTCCGGACGGAGACCCTGGCAACCTGTGTGGAACCACTGGAACCACCCGGCTTCTTCTTCTTGGTGCCGGTGGGCGATTTCGTGCCCGATGTC encodes the following:
- the eccCa gene encoding type VII secretion protein EccCa — translated: MPEGELTLQEPPTLPETVPDNSAVWTYLPMGMMSVAMMLAFIRPGGSGGVLTYVALGVMVLGSVVMIVGQVMRRNGERKQRLSGERRDYLRHLTQSRRKVHRAVIEQQLALAWRHPAPQTLRSIVRTTRLWERRTKDDDFAEVRVAVGDQQLAMQLAPVSAKPVEDLDPMSAHALRRFMRAYSTVPDQPIALYLRSWARVLLRGDEAAVRGLVRTVLCQLAVFHAPEDLWIALCVSDERRAEWDWVKWLPHNLHPYEQDGAGPARMVAGDLNGLEDLLGPDFTERPAFDPEAVPDRNEPFTVLVVDGGRVPAGHRLDGTGLRNVVVLDLSEALRWRPGRTTLRLDVRPDGMRLVRTDRSRKEQSTLLGRPDTVGQAGARALARMLAPYRMSLSADTAEPLSTDVELTALLGISDLHRHDPATLWKRGTGTARLRVPVAVGADGAPVEVDIKEAAQGGMGPHGMLIGATGSGKSELLRTLVVALALTNSSETLNFVLVDFKGGATFLGLDELPHTSAVITNLADEAALVERMRDAVHGELIRRQELLRAAGNYSSALDYEKARAAGTQLAPLPSLFIVVDEFSELLSAHRDFMDLFVMIGRLGRSLGVHLLLASQRLDEGRMHQLESHLSYRIGLRTFSAMESRGVLGVPDAYQLPSQPGAGFLKSGVEALTRFRAAYVSGAYRSRRGAVVQARVASQVVPWTADYVVPRSPAQPSEPEPEVAEEEEENAASLLSVAVERLRDAGPTALQVWLPPLGLPPTLDALLPGLSEDPQHGLVAADWPGLGRLKVPVGVVDKPFEQRRDPLVVDLSGSGGHIAVAGGSQSGKSTVLRTLIAALALTHTPREVQFYCLDLGGGTLAGLAGLPHVGGVANRLDAERVSRTVAEVTTLLNQREQFFLSHNIDTMATYRRRRAAGEFEDEPHGDVFLVVDGWGTLRQDFDALVPTFNQIAARGLNYGIHLAVATARWMELSSQVRDQVATRLELRLGDAMDSVVDIRKAGTVPRSPGRGLTTDGKLHFLAALPRIDGQESADDLTEGVAGLVERVAGCWSGPSAPPVRTLPHRLSVSELPEAELADGLRIPLGLDEATLSPVWHDFSRTPHLIAVGDTESGKTNLLRLVASAITARHTPSEARILAVDYRRTLVEAVPEEYRLGHAVSLDALRELVSGSARAIKARVPGPDITPARMRLADWWTGPRLFVLVDDYDMVGGGLAVGHPFDPLFDHLALGHEVGLHLVVTRSATGAGRGLNDQLLRRLDEVNTPGLLMSCPPSEGYLFGNIKPRNLPPGRAQYIARRKAVLMQTALLDEPTGEGQGKE
- the eccD gene encoding type VII secretion integral membrane protein EccD; the encoded protein is MTENSVAALCHLTVRAPAKTMDLAVPADVPVADLLPTVLRYSGEELEENGLDHGGWVLQRLGGSPLDDEGTLESLDLKDGEVLYLRPHSDALPEVRLDDLVDGIANHTRERLHGWSPEAGRRLLRGAVAVCVLTALGVLAWPGGPVVPRAVTAAVAGLLLLAGAASASRAVGDAAAGATLGFLAVPCLALAGWLLPGGALSGPDSHHVLGARLLAAGATAAGGATLAVAAAAVYIPLFIATAVVAIATVSAGVLMSVVDVPVDGAGAAVAAVAVVLGGFVPALSFKLAGMRMPPLPTSAQQLQEGIEPYSGSDVETRTELAGSWMTALYGATGAVCAGCLAALVRQPGLPEVLTAGTLSLLLLLHGRGMVNVWQRLALVVPGLWGAFLLAVGTAARLSPADRPVFVVGLLALAAALAVASWTVPGRRMLPYWGRAAELLQSLLAIALLPLTLWVLGVFGALRAING
- the eccB gene encoding type VII secretion protein EccB, with the translated sequence MQSKRDQVQAHSFAIGRLTSGMLLADPDAPESPLARTTRGAAIGAVVAVLVAAGAAVYGLVSPGGNTAWRTSDTLIVNRDTGGRYLYLDGRLRPVRNYASALLIGAGRLKTTDVGGATLRGTPVGTPVGIPGAPDSVPAAKDLDSGAWHVCSALGSARSTATAAAAATTLVAGAPVEARAMADDQALVVSGPDKATYLVWHGSRLRLDKASGAVVSLGYGSVTPRPVSAAFLDALAPGPDLAPPAVPGRGAAGPSLGGARGTVGRVYVVQVPGSTPKYYLLRKEGLAPLTTTGATLVLGDPATRENAYGGRSPQPEPLGADALQGHLAPKDQDGSAVPAGLPDSPPRAAGVPDGLTACARVQAVKGLVRVSTVLVPPESLAPVTQSAPGESAEACLPVDAVVVRPGRGALVRVLGAGGTEAGNTTYFVAEDGVKYRVPSGDALKALGYGNGDVVTLPSPLLSMLRSGPDLDPRAAAGGGSAGITPPACGKVHGGRGGAPSPADG
- a CDS encoding helix-turn-helix transcriptional regulator — encoded protein: MDRPPFCAANAMAARERTGLSPHDVARQMDVLDAPVDPELVVAWESGTHFPTEPQLFALADVLWCRTTELMGIVQPRTLAEHRLARQFSVTRLTRAIGMDSAEYMKAEEWNRWPGNFLQTLSLLHALNISMRELEAACDLYDVEEITSSLTEHRPRRIRLWPRRPTADAGPVQLEH